The following are from one region of the Deltaproteobacteria bacterium genome:
- a CDS encoding HIT family protein — translation MNSPDCLLCKIAAGQLRARVVVETANIIGVMNDAEPFARGHVVFFAKRHASRLTDMHDEDLGEILVVIKRVAAAMQVDDYNVLQNNGALAGQTVFHAHVHLIPKWSEREGLVYQREPQRDVDHDDVYRRLRKLKDVLSRTAV, via the coding sequence ATGAACTCCCCGGACTGTCTGCTGTGCAAAATCGCCGCCGGTCAGTTGCGCGCACGCGTGGTCGTCGAGACCGCCAACATCATCGGCGTTATGAACGACGCGGAACCGTTCGCGAGAGGGCACGTGGTCTTCTTCGCCAAGCGCCATGCTTCGCGGCTCACGGACATGCACGACGAGGACCTCGGCGAAATCTTGGTCGTGATCAAGCGCGTCGCCGCGGCCATGCAAGTGGACGATTACAACGTGCTCCAAAACAACGGTGCCCTCGCCGGTCAGACCGTGTTTCACGCCCATGTGCACTTGATTCCGAAGTGGAGCGAGCGCGAGGGCCTCGTCTACCAACGCGAGCCGCAACGCGATGTTGACCACGACGACGTTTATCGAAGGCTGCGAAAGCTGAAGGACGTGCTGTCGCGCACGGCGGTCTAG
- a CDS encoding type II toxin-antitoxin system VapC family toxin: protein MRAVDTNVVVRLITRDEPRQVAASEAFVARGAWVPHLVLAEVTWVLASVYNLDPAEIATAVAMLLNHKDLTVQDADVVASALAHFRAKPSVGFSDCLVLEIARKAGHLPLGTFDRALGKLPGAQRL, encoded by the coding sequence ATGCGCGCCGTTGACACCAACGTCGTCGTTCGGTTGATCACGCGCGACGAGCCCAGACAAGTCGCGGCGTCGGAGGCCTTCGTGGCCAGGGGAGCGTGGGTTCCTCACCTCGTACTCGCAGAGGTCACGTGGGTTCTGGCCTCGGTCTACAACTTGGACCCGGCGGAGATTGCGACCGCAGTCGCAATGCTCTTGAACCACAAGGATCTGACGGTGCAAGACGCCGATGTCGTTGCCTCCGCCCTAGCGCACTTCCGCGCGAAGCCGTCCGTCGGCTTTTCCGACTGCCTCGTCCTCGAGATCGCGCGCAAGGCCGGCCATCTTCCGCTCGGTACGTTCGATCGCGCACTCGGCAAGCTCCCTGGCGCGCAGAGATTGTAG
- a CDS encoding AbrB/MazE/SpoVT family DNA-binding domain-containing protein, whose product MPLAHSRLTAQGQVSVPAKVRRKLGIGPGSLLEWEEDGENIVVRRTGRYSSEDVHRALFAKAPKTRTMEELKDGVRRHMRKRHARR is encoded by the coding sequence ATGCCGCTCGCTCACTCCCGGTTGACCGCACAAGGGCAAGTCTCGGTGCCCGCCAAGGTTCGGCGCAAACTCGGCATTGGCCCCGGTTCGTTGCTGGAGTGGGAGGAGGACGGCGAGAACATCGTGGTTCGCCGAACCGGGCGCTACTCATCAGAAGATGTGCATCGCGCGTTGTTCGCGAAGGCACCCAAGACTCGAACCATGGAGGAACTGAAGGACGGCGTGCGGCGGCACATGAGAAAGCGGCATGCGCGCCGTTGA
- a CDS encoding VOC family protein, whose amino-acid sequence MIKLNHLSLAVRDYRATRNWYVNTLGLKPEFELADRRVAAVQDDADFTLILVEAKQDVATAVSTFACQVDDVEAWHQRLAQRGVPFVYPPQRNDWGYGAELLDPDGYRIRLWDEVTMREKSQG is encoded by the coding sequence ATGATCAAGCTCAACCATTTGTCTCTCGCGGTGCGCGACTACCGCGCGACGCGCAACTGGTACGTCAACACGCTCGGGCTCAAGCCGGAGTTTGAACTCGCCGACCGGCGCGTTGCGGCGGTGCAGGACGATGCCGACTTCACGCTGATTCTCGTCGAGGCGAAGCAGGACGTCGCGACCGCGGTGTCAACCTTCGCCTGCCAGGTCGACGACGTTGAGGCGTGGCATCAGCGTCTCGCACAACGCGGCGTGCCGTTCGTGTACCCGCCGCAGCGCAACGACTGGGGGTACGGCGCCGAGCTGCTCGATCCCGACGGCTACCGCATCAGACTGTGGGACGAAGTCACGATGCGCGAGAAGAGCCAAGGATAG
- a CDS encoding dual specificity protein phosphatase family protein, whose protein sequence is MRRLRPHLYIGPSIYPTDLPRVRRKGITAVLSLQQVDIDLPRAAMERMRAACEPRAIAFHNIGIHDYDPQAVIAALPRTLRMLHGLIGDGRIVYVHCTEGINRAPSIALAYLVCHEALAVDHALADLRHCDPGVKPYAAVIEWLRGQAERLTTD, encoded by the coding sequence ATGCGCCGGCTGCGCCCGCATCTCTACATTGGCCCCTCGATCTACCCGACCGACTTACCGCGCGTGCGGCGCAAGGGGATCACCGCCGTGCTGTCGCTGCAGCAGGTCGACATCGATCTGCCGCGCGCGGCCATGGAGCGCATGCGTGCGGCGTGCGAGCCGCGCGCTATCGCCTTCCACAACATCGGCATCCACGATTACGATCCCCAGGCGGTGATCGCCGCGTTGCCACGCACGTTGCGGATGCTGCACGGACTGATCGGCGACGGCCGCATCGTCTACGTTCACTGCACCGAGGGGATCAATCGCGCACCGTCGATTGCGCTCGCCTACCTCGTCTGCCACGAAGCGCTCGCCGTCGATCACGCCCTCGCCGACCTGCGCCACTGCGATCCGGGCGTGAAGCCGTACGCGGCGGTGATCGAGTGGCTGCGCGGACAAGCGGAGAGGCTTACAACGGATTGA
- a CDS encoding right-handed parallel beta-helix repeat-containing protein, translated as MIARRFRFGVLASLIWLGVAGRVASAATYYVSPSGNDGSVGSMLAPWQTLQKAGDVAAAGDDVIVLAGTYRGFRARNSGTALAPIRFLAVPGVIVTSPGVANANSDNIWVRDADYVVIDGFESHHAPRAGVAVQGEPETNATGVVIRNCFCHDNGRWGIFTGFARDLLIEDNETSFSVAEHGIYVSNSGDRPIVRRNHVHDNHAAGIQLNADPAQQGPDPTDPQGDGIINDALVEANVIHDNGVGGAAAINLASVRTSLIRNNLLYNNHASGIAGWDDGDGNEWGTRDNRFVGNTIVQASNGRFAIGLKDGSINNQVLNNILIHPGARGSLEVDPSSQPGLQSDYNVVVNVFSDDSTFYSFAAWQGFGFDAHSFIAAPAAVFVNAAADDYHLASGSPAIDAGTPVDVLPNDLDGGVRPQGLGFDIGAYEADGAPGTPVPSATATPTPSPTPRPTPSLTPTRRPSNTATPTLTRRPTVTATASPSATRTRTPSLTPTRTFTRRPTITPTRTSARRPTLTRTPTRTATFTRRPTRTPTRTFTQRPTITRTPTPTRRPTRTVTP; from the coding sequence ATGATTGCGCGCCGGTTCAGGTTCGGAGTTCTCGCGTCGCTGATCTGGCTGGGTGTAGCGGGTCGGGTAGCAAGTGCTGCGACGTACTACGTGTCACCGTCGGGCAACGACGGCAGTGTCGGCAGCATGCTCGCCCCGTGGCAGACCTTGCAGAAAGCCGGCGACGTGGCCGCGGCCGGCGATGACGTGATCGTGCTGGCGGGGACCTATCGAGGATTCCGCGCTCGCAATTCCGGAACGGCGCTGGCGCCGATCAGATTCTTGGCTGTGCCCGGCGTGATAGTGACCTCGCCGGGCGTGGCGAATGCGAACTCGGACAATATCTGGGTACGCGATGCCGACTACGTCGTCATCGACGGCTTTGAATCGCATCACGCGCCACGCGCCGGTGTCGCGGTCCAAGGCGAGCCGGAAACCAACGCCACCGGCGTAGTGATCCGCAACTGCTTCTGTCACGACAACGGGCGCTGGGGCATCTTCACCGGCTTCGCCCGCGATCTCCTCATCGAAGACAACGAGACGTCCTTCTCTGTCGCCGAGCACGGCATCTATGTCTCGAACAGTGGTGATCGTCCGATCGTGCGGCGCAATCACGTCCACGACAACCACGCGGCGGGCATTCAGCTCAACGCCGATCCGGCGCAGCAAGGGCCCGATCCCACCGATCCGCAGGGCGACGGCATCATCAACGACGCGTTGGTGGAGGCTAACGTGATCCATGATAACGGCGTGGGTGGCGCCGCGGCGATCAATCTCGCCTCGGTACGTACGTCGCTGATCCGCAACAACCTGCTCTACAACAACCACGCCAGCGGCATCGCTGGGTGGGACGACGGCGATGGGAACGAGTGGGGCACGCGCGACAATCGTTTCGTCGGCAACACCATCGTGCAAGCGAGCAACGGCCGTTTTGCGATCGGATTGAAGGACGGCAGCATCAACAACCAGGTGCTCAACAACATCCTGATCCATCCGGGTGCGCGCGGCAGTCTCGAAGTCGATCCATCGAGCCAACCCGGCCTGCAGTCGGATTACAACGTCGTGGTCAACGTGTTCTCCGACGACAGCACGTTCTACAGCTTCGCGGCCTGGCAGGGGTTCGGGTTCGACGCCCATTCGTTCATCGCCGCGCCCGCGGCGGTGTTCGTGAACGCGGCTGCCGACGACTACCATCTCGCCAGCGGCAGCCCGGCGATTGATGCCGGTACGCCCGTCGACGTGTTGCCCAACGATCTTGATGGCGGTGTTCGACCGCAGGGGCTTGGCTTCGACATCGGTGCATACGAGGCGGATGGCGCGCCAGGCACACCGGTGCCATCGGCGACCGCAACGCCAACGCCGAGCCCGACGCCGCGACCGACTCCCTCGCTGACACCGACGCGCCGGCCGTCCAATACCGCGACGCCGACTTTGACACGTCGCCCGACCGTGACGGCGACGGCGTCGCCGAGTGCGACGCGCACCCGCACGCCATCGCTGACGCCGACGCGCACGTTCACACGGCGGCCAACCATCACGCCGACGCGTACGTCTGCCCGACGGCCGACGCTCACGCGCACGCCGACACGCACGGCCACATTCACGCGGCGCCCGACGCGCACACCAACACGCACCTTCACGCAGCGACCGACCATCACACGAACGCCAACACCAACTCGTCGCCCGACCCGAACTGTGACGCCCTAG
- a CDS encoding NAD(P)/FAD-dependent oxidoreductase codes for MNENCDIAVIGAGAAGLAAGIFAAEAARAEGRSLRVLLLESAPKVGAKILISGGGRCNVTHAAVRPSDFNGSPPVVRNILAAFDEHATVRWFASLGVELKREATGKLFPVSDRAQTVLTALLGRCGELGVAIRTECRVQNLTGDEASGFSIQHIHGALHARIVIMATGGRSLPRTGSDGQGWMIAQRLGHSVTPTFPALVPLVLADTMFHAELSGLSSEVELSTFVDGKLRDRRTGSLLFTHFGISGPAVMDASRHWTLARGSEQRVEMQGNFMPGDTFEQIEQRLIANAESRPRLSIGKLLAEMFPDRLAAALIHVAEMEAQQPLAQLSRAQRRALAHALTALWLPIERDRGWDFAEVTAGGVPLNEIDYRTMASRKISGLYLIGEMLDCDGRIGGFNFQWAWSTGYLAGRAAARAAILADPGNGAPL; via the coding sequence GTGAACGAAAACTGCGACATCGCCGTGATCGGTGCCGGCGCCGCCGGACTTGCGGCGGGCATCTTCGCCGCCGAAGCCGCCCGCGCCGAGGGGCGCTCGCTGCGCGTGCTGCTACTCGAATCTGCGCCCAAGGTCGGCGCGAAGATCTTGATCTCGGGCGGCGGGCGCTGCAACGTCACGCACGCTGCGGTGCGGCCCAGCGACTTCAACGGATCACCGCCGGTCGTCCGCAACATCCTCGCGGCATTTGACGAGCACGCAACCGTCCGTTGGTTCGCCTCGCTCGGTGTCGAGTTGAAGCGCGAAGCGACCGGCAAGCTGTTTCCGGTCAGCGACCGCGCGCAAACGGTGTTGACCGCGCTGCTCGGAAGATGCGGTGAACTCGGTGTTGCGATTCGCACCGAATGTCGTGTGCAGAACCTGACCGGAGACGAAGCGAGCGGGTTTTCGATTCAACACATCCACGGCGCTCTGCACGCTCGTATCGTGATCATGGCCACCGGCGGCCGCTCGCTGCCGCGCACCGGCAGCGACGGTCAGGGGTGGATGATCGCGCAGCGACTCGGTCACTCGGTGACGCCGACATTTCCGGCGCTGGTGCCGCTGGTGTTGGCCGACACCATGTTCCATGCCGAGCTGTCTGGACTGTCGAGCGAAGTCGAACTCTCGACCTTCGTCGACGGCAAGCTGCGCGATCGGCGCACCGGCAGTCTGCTGTTCACGCATTTTGGCATCAGTGGCCCCGCTGTGATGGACGCGAGTCGGCATTGGACGCTCGCGCGCGGGAGTGAGCAGCGGGTAGAGATGCAGGGCAACTTCATGCCCGGCGATACCTTTGAGCAGATCGAGCAACGTTTGATTGCAAACGCGGAGTCGCGTCCACGACTATCGATCGGGAAATTGCTGGCTGAGATGTTTCCCGATCGTTTGGCCGCGGCGCTGATCCACGTGGCAGAGATGGAAGCGCAACAACCCCTCGCGCAACTCTCACGCGCGCAGCGGCGGGCGTTGGCGCACGCGCTCACCGCTTTATGGCTGCCGATTGAACGCGATCGCGGGTGGGACTTCGCGGAGGTCACGGCCGGTGGTGTGCCGCTCAATGAGATCGACTACCGCACGATGGCATCACGCAAGATATCGGGACTCTATCTCATCGGCGAGATGCTCGATTGCGATGGCCGCATCGGCGGTTTCAATTTCCAATGGGCGTGGTCGACCGGATATCTCGCCGGCCGCGCCGCGGCGCGGGCCGCTATACTCGCCGACCCCGGGAACGGCGCGCCGCTGTAA